From one Gemella morbillorum genomic stretch:
- the dnaN gene encoding DNA polymerase III subunit beta: MKFTIEKSNFLAGLNHVARVIAPNSLFEILKGIKLELNENVLVLKASDSLVSVEFSIDAYDDDKEIITIEEEGQVVLPSRNFIEIIRKAPTNLIEIETIDNNILVKSGKSEFNVKGYDANEYPEFPVISKEHSLTLDGKVFNDIIKETVFCTAPNDQRPILEGVNFTLNNKVLTATATDSYRLSRRQITLEEVADDKEFNLIIPRKALTYFQRMIEEGKDQVEIFYENNRIVLYYQNVVYTVLLISGNYPNTNKLIPTVFECTFVSNGRELFDAVDRVSLMSREDKDDIIKLIVKDNMLEISSQSKDLGSAVEEIKVESTLEEDVFEISVSGRYLKEAIYAIASEEIIVKFSGELTAFIVQPADYHRDIIELILPVRTY, from the coding sequence ATGAAATTTACAATAGAAAAATCTAATTTTTTAGCAGGTTTAAATCATGTAGCTAGAGTTATAGCTCCTAATTCTCTTTTTGAAATATTAAAAGGGATTAAATTAGAATTAAATGAAAATGTACTTGTCTTAAAAGCAAGTGATTCTTTAGTTTCTGTCGAATTTAGTATAGATGCTTATGATGACGATAAAGAAATTATAACTATAGAAGAAGAAGGTCAAGTAGTTTTACCATCTCGTAATTTTATAGAAATTATTAGAAAAGCTCCTACTAATCTTATTGAAATAGAAACTATAGATAACAATATTTTAGTTAAATCTGGAAAAAGTGAATTTAATGTAAAAGGATACGATGCTAATGAATATCCAGAATTTCCAGTTATATCTAAAGAACATAGTTTAACTTTAGATGGAAAAGTATTTAACGATATTATAAAAGAAACTGTATTTTGTACAGCTCCAAATGACCAAAGACCTATATTAGAAGGGGTTAATTTCACTTTAAATAATAAAGTTTTAACAGCTACGGCTACTGACTCTTATCGTTTAAGTAGAAGACAAATAACTCTTGAAGAAGTAGCTGACGATAAAGAATTTAATTTGATTATACCGAGAAAAGCTCTGACATACTTCCAACGTATGATAGAGGAAGGTAAAGATCAAGTAGAAATTTTTTATGAAAACAATAGAATAGTTCTTTACTATCAAAATGTAGTATATACTGTTTTACTAATTAGTGGGAATTATCCTAATACTAACAAACTTATCCCTACTGTTTTTGAATGTACATTTGTTTCAAATGGAAGAGAGTTATTCGATGCAGTAGATAGGGTTTCTTTAATGAGTCGTGAGGATAAAGATGATATTATAAAATTAATAGTAAAAGATAATATGTTAGAAATTTCATCTCAATCTAAAGATTTAGGAAGTGCTGTAGAAGAAATAAAAGTAGAGTCTACTTTAGAAGAAGATGTATTTGAAATTTCTGTATCAGGTAGATATTTAAAAGAAGCTATATATGCTATAGCTTCCGAAGAAATTATCGTGAAATTTTCTGGAGAACTTACTGCATTTATAGTTCAACCTGCTGATTATCATCGTGATATTATAGAATTAATTTTACCAGTAAGAACTTATTAA
- a CDS encoding MFS transporter has translation MTKQTNKVIILLGIILLGMILRTPITSVGAIIGPLKNLLEINNTVAGLITTIPLIAFAIFSPFVAKISNKIGLEKTLYLAAIVTSIGLLLRFYINTSVFFVTTFIIGVGLTVGNVLLPGLAKKYFPENLGVMTGFYAVVMNVSASVAAGISYPILSSNVGGEKFSTGLAVNIWLIISILNIVIYAIITKNSKSERIEDKKSGGKGYLRNLKMWSVMLSMGLQSALFYCSVSWFAEIMISKGFTPSEAGLLLSISQFAQFPSTFLVPVLAEKIKNKLIIPIFIAMGYVASLIGMIYIQGNFALMTIYIVLFALAGGGSFSYVMYLFSAKSKNEEEAADISGLAQAGGYWLAAIFPPLLGYVRDVLNWDVAIYILIMTASLLFITLLHSSSKGNIIEIK, from the coding sequence ATGACCAAACAAACAAATAAGGTGATTATATTATTAGGTATTATTTTATTAGGAATGATACTTAGAACACCAATTACTTCTGTTGGAGCTATAATAGGTCCTCTTAAAAATTTATTAGAAATAAATAATACAGTAGCAGGATTAATAACTACTATACCTCTTATAGCGTTCGCTATTTTTAGTCCTTTTGTTGCGAAAATATCAAATAAAATAGGTCTAGAAAAGACTTTATATTTGGCTGCAATAGTAACAAGTATAGGATTATTACTGCGATTTTATATAAATACTTCTGTGTTTTTTGTAACAACATTTATTATAGGTGTAGGGTTAACTGTAGGAAATGTTTTATTGCCAGGTTTGGCTAAAAAGTATTTCCCAGAAAATCTAGGAGTTATGACAGGTTTTTATGCGGTAGTTATGAACGTAAGTGCTTCTGTAGCAGCAGGGATAAGTTATCCAATATTAAGCTCTAATGTAGGTGGAGAAAAATTCTCAACAGGGTTAGCAGTTAATATTTGGTTAATAATTTCTATATTAAATATAGTTATCTATGCGATTATAACAAAAAACAGTAAAAGTGAACGCATAGAAGATAAAAAATCTGGTGGAAAAGGATACTTAAGAAACCTGAAAATGTGGTCGGTGATGTTGAGTATGGGACTACAATCAGCTTTATTTTACTGTAGTGTTTCTTGGTTTGCAGAGATAATGATAAGTAAAGGATTTACACCGAGTGAAGCTGGATTATTATTATCTATTAGTCAATTTGCCCAATTTCCATCAACATTTTTAGTACCTGTTTTAGCAGAAAAAATAAAAAATAAACTTATAATACCTATTTTTATAGCAATGGGTTATGTAGCTTCTTTAATAGGGATGATTTATATTCAAGGAAACTTCGCATTGATGACAATTTATATTGTACTTTTTGCATTAGCTGGAGGAGGTTCATTCTCTTATGTAATGTATCTATTTTCAGCAAAATCTAAAAATGAAGAAGAAGCAGCAGATATATCTGGTTTAGCTCAAGCAGGAGGGTATTGGTTAGCTGCAATATTCCCACCATTATTGGGTTATGTAAGAGATGTTTTGAATTGGGATGTAGCTATATATATTTTAATAATGACAGCAAGTTTATTATTTATAACATTATTACATAGTAGCTCTAAAGGAAATATTATAGAAATAAAATAA
- a CDS encoding L-lactate dehydrogenase, with the protein MKAKNRKVVLIGAGMVGMSFAYQLYSSGVCEELGLIDFFAEKAEGEAMDLNHGGALVPPIKVTSGGYEQCADADVIVIAGGLPQKPGETRLDLVDKNIKVVKEMSEQIVASGFDGVIVIASNPVDVLTNALQKFTGFPRHRIVGSGTTLDTSRFRYMLGDKLNIAPSSVRGYIIGEHGDTQLAAWSNVYVYGKQFDKFLETSKFTKEDFADVEEKVMRAAYEVINRKRATYYAIGIALFTIVKAILRDENVELAVSGYCDGHYGIDGLYIGTPAIVGREGVREVVELDLTEEETAKMQHSAKVLKETLEKAYKSLEA; encoded by the coding sequence ATGAAAGCGAAAAACAGAAAAGTAGTTTTAATAGGTGCAGGAATGGTAGGAATGAGCTTTGCTTATCAACTATATTCAAGTGGTGTATGTGAAGAGTTAGGATTAATCGACTTCTTTGCAGAAAAAGCTGAAGGGGAAGCAATGGACTTAAACCACGGTGGAGCTTTAGTACCACCTATTAAAGTAACTTCTGGTGGATATGAGCAATGTGCTGATGCAGACGTTATTGTAATTGCTGGTGGACTTCCACAAAAACCAGGTGAAACTAGATTAGATTTAGTTGATAAAAACATTAAAGTTGTTAAAGAAATGTCTGAACAAATCGTTGCTTCTGGATTTGATGGAGTTATCGTAATTGCATCTAACCCAGTAGACGTATTAACTAACGCACTACAAAAATTCACTGGATTCCCAAGACACAGAATCGTTGGATCTGGTACAACTTTAGATACTTCAAGATTCCGTTATATGTTAGGAGACAAATTAAACATTGCACCTAGCAGCGTACGTGGATACATCATCGGAGAACACGGAGATACTCAACTTGCAGCTTGGAGTAACGTATATGTATACGGAAAACAATTCGACAAATTCTTAGAAACTTCTAAATTTACTAAAGAAGATTTTGCTGATGTTGAAGAAAAAGTTATGCGTGCAGCTTACGAAGTAATTAACCGTAAACGAGCTACTTACTATGCAATCGGTATTGCATTATTCACAATCGTTAAAGCTATCTTACGTGACGAAAACGTAGAACTTGCTGTAAGTGGATACTGTGATGGACACTATGGAATTGACGGATTATACATCGGTACTCCTGCTATCGTAGGTCGTGAAGGTGTTCGTGAAGTTGTTGAATTAGACTTAACTGAAGAAGAAACAGCTAAAATGCAACATTCTGCTAAAGTATTAAAAGAAACTTTAGAAAAAGCATATAAATCTTTAGAAGCTTAA
- a CDS encoding LacI family DNA-binding transcriptional regulator — translation MTITIYDVAKEAKVSMATVSRVVNNNPNVKEDTRLRVQEVIKKLRYTPNAVARGLASKKTTTIGIVLPDIADLSSAEVVSGIESVANMYKYNIILANSCDDKEIEKNIFASFVSKQVDGIIYLGHSLSESSKNYLKDIKIPVVLAGNLGNDSEFYAVNIDYEKAAYDITKEFIKKGSKNISLVIDRYESQKTQRIIKGYKEALAKEKVEFKPQHIIDGYRTYKESNRLYKTITNIEADVVITMFDEVALAVMHQALDTGMSIPGELEIISLENTKLLDMTRPKISSIFQPIFDIGAVSMRILTKIIDIEKAKHKGEEIDEEELEELKIQKNEMNLPYRIIHRQTTK, via the coding sequence ATGACAATAACGATATACGATGTAGCAAAAGAAGCTAAAGTTTCTATGGCGACAGTTTCACGTGTTGTAAATAATAATCCAAATGTAAAAGAAGACACAAGGTTACGTGTACAAGAGGTTATTAAAAAATTAAGATATACACCGAATGCAGTAGCTCGCGGACTTGCAAGTAAAAAAACAACAACAATAGGAATAGTGTTGCCAGATATAGCTGATTTGTCATCAGCAGAAGTAGTAAGTGGAATAGAATCAGTGGCGAATATGTATAAATATAATATAATTTTGGCGAATTCTTGCGATGATAAAGAAATCGAAAAAAATATATTTGCATCATTTGTAAGTAAACAAGTAGACGGTATAATTTATTTAGGTCATTCGTTATCAGAAAGCTCTAAAAATTACTTAAAAGATATCAAAATTCCGGTAGTATTAGCAGGAAATCTTGGAAATGATTCGGAGTTTTACGCAGTAAATATTGATTATGAAAAAGCAGCTTATGATATTACTAAGGAATTTATAAAAAAAGGTTCTAAAAATATTTCATTAGTAATAGATCGATATGAAAGTCAAAAAACTCAAAGAATAATAAAAGGATATAAAGAAGCGTTAGCTAAAGAAAAAGTTGAATTTAAACCACAACATATAATAGACGGATATAGAACATATAAAGAAAGCAATAGATTATATAAAACTATCACTAATATAGAAGCAGATGTAGTAATTACTATGTTTGATGAAGTAGCTCTTGCGGTAATGCACCAAGCTCTTGATACAGGTATGAGTATTCCGGGTGAATTAGAAATAATATCACTAGAAAATACAAAATTATTAGATATGACAAGACCAAAAATATCATCTATATTCCAACCTATTTTTGATATAGGAGCAGTTTCTATGCGTATATTAACTAAAATAATAGATATAGAAAAAGCAAAACATAAAGGTGAAGAAATAGATGAGGAAGAATTAGAAGAATTAAAAATTCAAAAAAATGAAATGAATCTTCCATATAGAATAATTCATCGTCAAACAACTAAATAA